In the Burkholderia multivorans ATCC BAA-247 genome, CCGCCGCCATGCCGACGCGGCACGGGCCGTTCGACGAGGACGACGCGCATGCCGACACGGACACGCATGCGCACGAACCGCTCGGGCCCGACGATCCGCTGTCGCCGCTGCCGCCGAATCCGTACAAGCGCCACCGCGGGATCACGCGCGCGTGGTACGCGCTCAAGCATTCGCTGAATGGCTTTCGCGTCGCGATCCGCGAAGAAAGCGCGTTTCGTCAGGAGCTCACGCTGGCGGCACTGATGCTGCCGATCGGTGCATTCGCACCGGTGCCGGCCGCGTCGCGCGCGCTGCTGATCGGCTCGGTGCTGCTCGTGCTGATCGTCGAGCTGCTGAATTCGAGCGTCGAAGCCGCGATCGATCGTATCTCGCTCGAGCGCCACGAGCTGTCCAAACGCGCGAAGGACCTCGGCAGCGCGGCCGTGACGGTCGCGCTGTTCGCCTGCGTGACGACGTGGGGCTTCGTGCTCGGGCCGGTCGTCGCGCGCTGGCTCGGCTTCTAGGCACGCACCTGCGCACTCTGCGCGTGCGGCGCTGCACCATCCGCGCGCTGCGCACCGAATCACGAAATGCGCGCGGTGTCGCGAAACCCCGGTTTATAATCGTCCGCTAGATTGAGCACAGCAACCCGCGCCGGACGAATCCGCAGCATCTGCAGCGCCCGCCAGTCCGGCACACACAGGGCCGGACGACATGGAAGCGAAACCTCCCCGCCGCACCCGCGAACGGATTCTCGAGTTGTCGTTGAAACTCTTCAACGAGATCGGCGAACCGAACGTCACGACGACGACGATCGCCGAGGAAATGGAAATCAGTCCAGGCAACCTGTACTACCATTTCCGCAACAAGGACGACATCATCAACAGCATCTTCGCGCAGTTCGAGCAGCAGATCGAACGGCGTCTGCGCTTCCCCGAAGATCACCGTCCGACGATCGACGAAACCTGGTCGTATCTGCAGTACATGGCCGATTTCATGTGGACCTACCGGTTCCTGTATCGCGACCTGAACGACCTGCTCGCCCGCAACCGCACGCTCGAGACGCACTTCAAGCAGATCATCAGCCACAAGGTGCGCTTCGCGCGCGAGATGTGCGAACTGCTCGTGTCCGATGCGGAGATGGTCGCGACGCCCGCCGAAATCGAAGTGATCGCAACCAACATGGCCGTGATCTCGACGTACTGGCTGTCGTATCAGTACGTCATGCATCCGCGCAAGTACAACGACCAGGACGCGATCCGCGAGGAGCTGCACCAGGTCAGCATGCATGTGATCTCGGTGATGGCGCCGTATCTGCGCGGGCGCTCGCGCCAGCTGTTCGACGATCTCGTGTCCGGCAAGCTGCCGAAGCGCGAATTCACCGACTACCTGCCGCCGCGCGACGGTTCGCCGCGGGCGGCGGCGGCCGCGAAGGACACGAAGCAATGAAGGCCGTCTGCGTTTACTGCGGGTCCGCGCCCGGCGCGCGTCCCGTCTATACCGAAGCGGCACGCGCATTCGGCCGTGCGCTCGTCGACGCGGGCCTCACGCTCGTCTACGGCGGCGGCCGCGTGGGACTGATGGGCGTGATCGCCGACGAAGTGATGGCGGCCGGCGGCCGTGCGGTCGGCGTGATTCCGGAACTGCTCGTCGACAAGGAAGTCGGCCACACGGGGCTGTCCGAGCTGCACGTCGTGCCCGACATGCATCACCGCAAGAAGATGATGGCCGACCTCGCCGATGCGTTCGTCGCGATGCCGGGCGGCGCCGGTACGCTCGAGGAGTTCTTCGAGGTCTATACGTGGGCGCAGCTCGGCTATCACCGCAAGCCGGTCGCGCTGTACAACATCGATTCGTTCTACGATCCGCTGATCGCGCTGCTGCGTCATACGGTCGACGAAGGCTTCATGCGCGCGACCTATTTCGACGCGCTCTGCATCGAC is a window encoding:
- a CDS encoding diacylglycerol kinase, with product MKRDLHDKTALSAAMPTRHGPFDEDDAHADTDTHAHEPLGPDDPLSPLPPNPYKRHRGITRAWYALKHSLNGFRVAIREESAFRQELTLAALMLPIGAFAPVPAASRALLIGSVLLVLIVELLNSSVEAAIDRISLERHELSKRAKDLGSAAVTVALFACVTTWGFVLGPVVARWLGF
- a CDS encoding TetR/AcrR family transcriptional regulator, with the protein product MEAKPPRRTRERILELSLKLFNEIGEPNVTTTTIAEEMEISPGNLYYHFRNKDDIINSIFAQFEQQIERRLRFPEDHRPTIDETWSYLQYMADFMWTYRFLYRDLNDLLARNRTLETHFKQIISHKVRFAREMCELLVSDAEMVATPAEIEVIATNMAVISTYWLSYQYVMHPRKYNDQDAIREELHQVSMHVISVMAPYLRGRSRQLFDDLVSGKLPKREFTDYLPPRDGSPRAAAAAKDTKQ
- a CDS encoding TIGR00730 family Rossman fold protein — its product is MKAVCVYCGSAPGARPVYTEAARAFGRALVDAGLTLVYGGGRVGLMGVIADEVMAAGGRAVGVIPELLVDKEVGHTGLSELHVVPDMHHRKKMMADLADAFVAMPGGAGTLEEFFEVYTWAQLGYHRKPVALYNIDSFYDPLIALLRHTVDEGFMRATYFDALCIDSQPAGLIDRLRRYQPPARDKWAQDAAK